Proteins encoded together in one Catellatospora citrea window:
- a CDS encoding regulator: MTTSTPAAGKLPHWVRGDTNAFFGFGVNVLVNVLTLTTLCLFVINLAEGDVFGTILPALGIALVFGNVYYTILARRLAAREGRTDVTALPYGPSVPHMFIVIFVIMLPIYLKTKDPMLAWQAGVAWAFIIGVIVLIGAFVGPYIRKYTPRAALLGTLAGISITFISMNPAGRMWDLAWVALPVFALLLIGLMTNVRLPFNFPIGLAALLLGTAIGWIGGVMSVPDVTAAAKTIAFAVPDLKFGLLFDGLNEMAPLLATAIPLGVYNFTEAMTNVESAATAGDNYNLRSVLLADGIGAVIGSLLGSPFPPAVYVGHPGWKAAGGRTGYSMATGIVIALLCFLGMFGLLAAIFPTAAIVPILLYIGLLIGAQAFQATPRAHAAAVVAALIPNLASWATGQIDNALAAAGTSAAAVGDQALAGAGVVYHGLLVLGQGAILAGLVFGAIVVFIIDRKFLHAGIFALVGALLTFVGLIHGEKVEWNANGPVSLGYLFVAVVCAIFYFGKHAPREPDAEELALDRLHGGADAPAPVSPAPVAAAEPDRAAAAA; this comes from the coding sequence ATGACCACATCCACCCCCGCGGCCGGGAAGCTGCCGCACTGGGTCCGCGGCGACACCAACGCGTTCTTCGGTTTCGGCGTGAACGTGCTCGTCAACGTGCTGACGCTGACCACGCTGTGCCTGTTCGTGATCAACCTGGCCGAGGGCGACGTGTTCGGCACGATCCTGCCCGCGCTGGGCATCGCCCTGGTCTTCGGCAACGTGTACTACACGATCCTGGCCCGCCGGCTGGCCGCCCGCGAGGGCCGCACCGACGTCACCGCGCTGCCCTACGGGCCCAGCGTGCCGCACATGTTCATCGTCATCTTCGTGATCATGCTGCCGATCTACCTGAAGACCAAGGACCCGATGCTGGCCTGGCAGGCCGGCGTCGCCTGGGCCTTCATCATCGGCGTCATCGTGCTGATCGGCGCGTTCGTCGGGCCGTACATCCGCAAGTACACCCCGCGCGCCGCGCTGCTGGGCACGCTGGCCGGCATCTCCATCACGTTCATCTCGATGAACCCGGCCGGGCGCATGTGGGACCTGGCCTGGGTGGCGCTGCCCGTGTTCGCGCTGCTGCTGATCGGCCTGATGACCAACGTCCGGCTGCCGTTCAACTTCCCCATCGGCCTGGCCGCGCTGCTGCTCGGCACCGCGATCGGCTGGATCGGCGGGGTCATGTCGGTGCCCGACGTCACCGCCGCCGCGAAGACCATCGCGTTCGCCGTGCCGGACCTGAAGTTCGGGCTGCTGTTCGACGGGCTCAACGAGATGGCGCCGCTGCTGGCCACCGCGATCCCGCTGGGCGTCTACAACTTCACCGAGGCGATGACCAACGTGGAGAGCGCCGCCACCGCCGGCGACAACTACAACCTGCGCAGCGTGCTGCTGGCCGACGGCATCGGCGCGGTCATCGGCTCCCTGCTCGGCTCGCCGTTCCCGCCCGCCGTGTACGTCGGGCACCCCGGCTGGAAGGCCGCGGGCGGCCGCACCGGCTACTCCATGGCCACCGGCATCGTCATCGCGCTGCTGTGCTTCCTGGGCATGTTCGGCCTGCTCGCGGCGATCTTCCCGACCGCCGCGATCGTGCCGATCCTGCTCTACATCGGCCTGCTCATCGGCGCCCAGGCCTTCCAGGCGACACCACGCGCCCACGCCGCCGCAGTGGTCGCCGCGCTCATCCCCAACCTGGCCTCCTGGGCCACCGGGCAGATCGACAACGCGCTCGCCGCGGCGGGCACCTCGGCCGCCGCGGTCGGCGACCAGGCGCTGGCCGGTGCGGGCGTGGTCTATCACGGCCTGCTGGTGCTCGGGCAGGGTGCGATCCTGGCGGGCCTGGTGTTCGGCGCGATCGTGGTGTTCATCATCGACCGGAAGTTCCTGCACGCCGGGATCTTCGCCCTGGTCGGCGCGCTGCTCACCTTCGTCGGGCTGATCCACGGCGAGAAGGTCGAGTGGAACGCCAACGGTCCGGTGTCGCTGGGCTACCTGTTCGTCGCGGTCGTCTGCGCGATCTTCTACTTCGGTAAGCACGCTCCGCGCGAACCTGACGCCGAGGAGCTCGCCCTCGACCGGTTGCACGGCGGCGCGGACGCACCCGCGCCGGTCTCGCCGGCACCGGTCGCAGCGGCGGAGCCGGACCGGGCCGCGGCTGCGGCCTGA
- a CDS encoding AtzH-like domain-containing protein yields the protein MDLDRPDVVAEVAAVFAAYEKALLVNDPDEIMSFFHDSPATVRFGIADRQTGWAQQHTWRAAQPPLPPGRALHDTLISTFGDGFAVVTTCFGYADGEVTGRQSQTWVRLPEGWRIVHAHVSQLPS from the coding sequence ATGGACCTGGACCGGCCCGACGTGGTCGCCGAGGTGGCCGCCGTGTTCGCCGCCTACGAGAAGGCGCTGCTGGTCAACGACCCGGACGAGATCATGTCGTTCTTCCACGACAGCCCCGCCACCGTGCGGTTCGGCATCGCCGACCGGCAGACCGGCTGGGCGCAGCAGCACACGTGGCGCGCGGCCCAACCGCCGCTGCCACCCGGCCGGGCCCTGCACGACACCCTGATCAGCACGTTCGGCGACGGCTTCGCGGTGGTCACCACCTGTTTCGGGTACGCGGACGGCGAGGTCACCGGGCGGCAGTCGCAGACCTGGGTGCGGCTGCCCGAGGGCTGGCGCATCGTGCACGCGCACGTGTCACAGCTGCCCTCGTGA
- a CDS encoding esterase/lipase family protein — MRRFTALLASTVLAGSLVLAAQAPAQAAPARANGQANRVVFIHGWSPDGNADCDAYWSAVTAQFANAGWTGELTQFGYYSGDTNCDILFGGDTMNTSIKTVGRALANEIYSRYSVNGEKVDVVAHSMGGLVIRSALTEVAKGTAGYPPYVYVEDVVTLGTPHAGAAFAGWCSLTLWLQCKEMQAGSSFLNGLAARPESAMGTDWTVVSSFDDGDVDESSGVAMNAQHKIQYDDDLDHTELRTATGSFQARYWHTASAAAWSAWGTRVGPLQWAKNACYYQAST; from the coding sequence ATGCGACGTTTCACGGCACTGCTCGCCTCGACGGTGCTGGCCGGGAGCCTGGTGCTCGCCGCGCAGGCCCCGGCGCAGGCCGCGCCCGCGCGGGCCAACGGCCAGGCGAACCGGGTCGTCTTCATCCACGGCTGGAGTCCCGACGGCAACGCCGACTGCGACGCCTACTGGTCGGCGGTGACGGCCCAGTTCGCCAATGCGGGCTGGACCGGTGAGCTCACCCAGTTCGGCTACTACTCCGGTGACACGAACTGCGACATCCTGTTCGGCGGCGACACCATGAACACGTCGATCAAGACGGTGGGCAGGGCGCTGGCCAACGAGATCTACAGCAGGTACTCGGTCAACGGGGAGAAGGTCGACGTGGTCGCCCACTCCATGGGCGGGCTGGTGATCCGCTCGGCGCTGACCGAGGTCGCCAAGGGCACCGCCGGCTACCCGCCGTACGTCTACGTCGAGGACGTCGTCACCCTGGGCACCCCGCACGCGGGCGCGGCCTTTGCGGGTTGGTGCAGCCTCACGCTCTGGTTGCAGTGCAAGGAGATGCAGGCGGGCAGCAGCTTCCTCAACGGGTTGGCGGCGCGTCCCGAATCGGCGATGGGCACCGACTGGACGGTCGTCTCGTCGTTCGACGACGGTGACGTGGACGAGTCATCCGGGGTCGCCATGAACGCCCAGCACAAGATCCAGTACGACGACGACCTCGACCACACCGAGCTGCGGACCGCGACCGGCAGCTTCCAGGCACGCTATTGGCACACGGCGAGCGCCGCCGCCTGGAGCGCCTGGGGCACCCGCGTCGGCCCGCTGCAGTGGGCCAAGAACGCCTGCTACTACCAGGCCTCGACCTGA
- a CDS encoding HSP90 family protein produces MNQSFQVDLRGIVDLLSHHLYSSPRVYVRELMQNAVDAITARRALAPTAPASVWLESPKTTGDGTLRVHDTGLGLTEQQVHELLATIGRSGKRDELGFSRHEFLGQFGIGLLSCFLVADEIRVQTRHEGHPTVYWTGFADGRYVTLPGPDRQEVGTTVTLVPRRDAADWLDADRVRDLAALFGEMLPYPVRVDGDLVTAETLPWQAGRAELMRTAEQTFGFTPFDTIELNVPEAGLTGVALVLPTPANPAAKSGHRVYLKRMLLAEGAEDLLPEWAFFARCIVDASELRPTASREALYEDGLLESVREQLGAQLRGWLVNLARQDADRMNRFLAVHHLGVKALAMHDEEMLRVVDQWWPMETNMGRMPLEEFRRRHGTVRYSANNDEFRQLAAVAAAQGLAVVNGGYIFDAELIERLPLLDSTIMVDRLDPSDLSTRFDTLDPAADLGLRPFVAAAQRAMDPLGCEVVIRAFDPPSMPALYLTDRHATFQRRLRETAQVADDLWAGVLSTFEQAEARVRPQLVLNHRNPLVRRMSTLPTPELVAVTVSSLYGQALLYGHHPLRPADMALLNRSFLDLIDLALPNAAPGSAHDDL; encoded by the coding sequence GTGAACCAGTCCTTCCAGGTCGACCTGCGCGGCATCGTCGACCTGCTCAGCCACCACCTCTACAGCAGCCCGCGGGTGTACGTGCGCGAGCTGATGCAGAACGCCGTGGACGCGATCACCGCCCGGCGGGCACTCGCCCCGACCGCCCCCGCCTCGGTCTGGCTGGAGTCGCCGAAGACCACCGGCGACGGCACCCTGCGCGTGCACGACACCGGCCTGGGCCTGACCGAGCAGCAGGTGCACGAGCTGCTGGCCACCATCGGCCGCAGCGGCAAGCGCGACGAGCTGGGCTTCTCCCGGCACGAGTTCCTCGGCCAGTTCGGCATCGGCCTGCTGTCCTGCTTCCTGGTCGCCGACGAGATCCGGGTGCAGACCCGCCACGAGGGCCACCCCACGGTGTACTGGACCGGCTTCGCCGACGGCCGCTACGTGACGTTGCCCGGCCCGGACCGGCAGGAGGTCGGCACCACCGTCACCCTGGTCCCGCGGCGCGACGCCGCCGACTGGCTCGACGCCGACCGGGTGCGCGACCTCGCCGCGCTGTTCGGCGAGATGCTGCCCTACCCGGTGCGGGTGGACGGTGACCTGGTCACCGCCGAGACGCTGCCGTGGCAGGCCGGACGCGCCGAGCTGATGCGGACGGCCGAGCAGACGTTCGGCTTCACCCCGTTCGACACGATCGAGCTGAACGTGCCCGAGGCGGGCCTGACCGGCGTCGCCCTGGTGCTGCCCACGCCCGCGAACCCGGCGGCGAAGTCGGGCCACCGCGTCTACCTCAAGCGCATGCTGCTGGCCGAGGGCGCCGAGGACCTGCTGCCCGAGTGGGCGTTCTTCGCCCGCTGCATCGTCGACGCGTCCGAGCTGCGCCCCACCGCGAGCCGTGAGGCTCTGTACGAGGACGGTCTGCTGGAGTCGGTGCGCGAGCAGCTCGGCGCGCAGCTGCGCGGCTGGCTGGTCAACCTGGCCCGGCAGGACGCCGACCGCATGAACCGCTTCCTGGCGGTGCACCACCTGGGCGTCAAGGCCTTGGCGATGCACGACGAGGAGATGCTGCGCGTCGTCGACCAGTGGTGGCCGATGGAGACCAACATGGGCCGGATGCCGCTGGAGGAGTTCCGCCGCCGCCACGGCACCGTCCGCTACAGCGCGAACAACGACGAGTTCCGGCAGCTCGCGGCCGTCGCCGCAGCGCAGGGGCTGGCCGTGGTCAACGGCGGCTACATCTTCGACGCGGAACTGATCGAGCGCCTGCCGCTGCTGGACAGCACGATCATGGTGGACCGGCTCGACCCGAGCGACCTGTCCACCCGCTTCGACACCCTCGACCCGGCCGCCGACCTGGGCCTGCGCCCGTTCGTGGCCGCCGCGCAGCGGGCCATGGACCCGCTGGGCTGCGAGGTGGTGATCCGCGCGTTCGACCCGCCGAGCATGCCGGCGCTGTACCTGACCGATCGGCACGCCACGTTCCAGCGGCGGCTGCGCGAGACCGCGCAGGTCGCCGACGATCTGTGGGCGGGGGTCCTGTCCACGTTCGAGCAGGCTGAGGCGCGGGTGCGCCCGCAGTTGGTGCTCAACCACCGCAACCCGCTGGTACGCCGGATGAGCACGCTGCCGACCCCGGAGCTGGTCGCCGTCACGGTCTCCTCGCTGTACGGGCAGGCCCTGCTCTACGGCCACCACCCGCTGCGCCCCGCGGACATGGCGCTGCTGAACCGCTCGTTCCTCGACCTGATCGACCTCGCCCTGCCCAACGCCGCCCCCGGGAGCGCCCATGACGACCTATGA
- a CDS encoding pyridoxal phosphate-dependent aminotransferase produces the protein MTVSPVSTRPARFPAASMSDLVDRPVRYDLAESTCPPLRLGELLDGDTAARLATLDIGYGTSQGETELRALIAAGAGVAPGEVLVTAGGSSGMFLLAFTLCRPEDHAVVVTPCFPPARAALDAIGCRVTPVALSFDDGYRLDVEAVAAALTPQTRLVSVASPQNPSGVRFAEHELRGLLDRIEALAPQAVLLVDETYRQAAYGAAAVPRSTAGLSPRVVTCSSVSKAHGAPGIRVGWLTATDPALYESLRSAKFHTLITGSGVDELLAAEVLRREEQILGERRQALAAALDTLDRWAADHADAVEFVRPDGGALCCLRLRPDRFDDHAVRRFYDALAERETRVGLGGWFGEPDRVFRLGFGHLPAADFRTALDRVAEALAAA, from the coding sequence ATGACCGTCTCCCCCGTGTCCACCCGTCCGGCGAGGTTCCCCGCGGCGTCGATGTCGGACCTGGTGGACCGGCCCGTCCGGTACGACCTGGCCGAGAGCACCTGCCCGCCGCTGCGGCTGGGCGAACTGCTCGACGGCGACACCGCCGCCCGGCTCGCCACCCTCGACATCGGCTACGGCACCAGCCAGGGCGAGACCGAACTGCGTGCCCTCATCGCCGCCGGCGCGGGCGTGGCGCCGGGCGAGGTGCTCGTCACCGCGGGCGGCAGTTCGGGGATGTTCCTGCTGGCGTTCACGCTCTGCCGGCCGGAGGACCACGCGGTCGTCGTGACGCCGTGCTTCCCGCCCGCGCGGGCCGCCCTGGACGCGATCGGCTGCCGGGTGACGCCGGTCGCGCTGAGCTTCGACGACGGATACCGCCTCGACGTCGAGGCCGTGGCGGCCGCGCTGACGCCGCAGACCCGGTTGGTGTCAGTGGCCTCGCCGCAGAATCCGTCCGGGGTCCGCTTCGCCGAGCACGAGCTGCGCGGCCTGCTCGACCGGATCGAGGCGCTGGCCCCGCAGGCGGTCCTGCTGGTCGACGAGACCTACCGGCAGGCCGCCTACGGCGCGGCCGCGGTGCCGCGCTCGACCGCGGGCCTGTCACCGCGGGTCGTGACCTGCTCGTCGGTGTCCAAGGCGCACGGTGCGCCCGGCATCCGGGTCGGCTGGCTGACCGCCACCGATCCGGCGCTGTACGAGTCGTTGCGGTCGGCGAAGTTCCACACCCTGATCACCGGTTCCGGGGTGGACGAGCTGCTGGCCGCCGAGGTGCTGCGCAGGGAGGAGCAGATCCTCGGCGAACGCCGGCAGGCGCTGGCCGCAGCGCTGGACACCCTCGACCGGTGGGCGGCCGACCACGCGGACGCGGTGGAGTTCGTGCGCCCCGACGGCGGCGCGCTGTGCTGCCTGCGGCTGCGCCCCGACCGCTTCGACGACCACGCGGTACGGCGCTTCTACGACGCGCTCGCCGAGCGGGAGACGAGGGTCGGGCTCGGCGGCTGGTTCGGCGAGCCGGACCGGGTGTTCCGGCTCGGCTTCGGCCACCTGCCCGCCGCGGACTTCCGGACCGCCCTGGACCGGGTGGCCGAGGCGCTGGCCGCCGCCTGA
- a CDS encoding mycothiol transferase: protein MNVDGLLVELYDRIPEMVYEAVDGLTAEQLHWAPAQGTNTIGWLVWHLTRIQDDHIADLLGEDQLWVTGPWAQRFGLRANPGDTGYGHTAKQVAAVRPDSPELLIEYFDAVAARTRDLLAGLKPKDLDRIVDERWDPPVSMGARLVSVANDDVAHVAQAAYLRGLMRASRR from the coding sequence GTGAATGTGGACGGCCTGCTCGTCGAGCTGTACGACCGGATCCCCGAGATGGTCTACGAGGCGGTCGACGGCCTGACCGCCGAACAGCTGCACTGGGCCCCGGCGCAGGGCACCAACACCATCGGCTGGCTCGTCTGGCACCTCACCCGCATCCAGGACGACCACATCGCGGACCTGCTCGGCGAGGACCAGCTCTGGGTCACCGGCCCGTGGGCGCAGCGGTTCGGGTTGCGCGCCAATCCCGGCGACACCGGCTACGGGCACACCGCCAAGCAGGTCGCGGCCGTCCGCCCGGACAGCCCGGAGCTGCTGATCGAGTACTTCGACGCGGTCGCCGCCCGCACCCGGGACCTGCTGGCCGGGCTCAAGCCCAAGGACCTCGACCGGATCGTCGACGAGCGCTGGGACCCGCCCGTGAGCATGGGCGCGCGGCTGGTCAGTGTCGCCAACGACGACGTCGCGCACGTCGCGCAGGCCGCCTACCTGCGCGGCCTCATGCGGGCGTCCAGGCGCTGA
- the pntB gene encoding Re/Si-specific NAD(P)(+) transhydrogenase subunit beta: MTAMTAVQAAYIVAALLFVLSLAGLSKHETARAGVVYGIAGMTVALGATIALATRDMTTAAAALLVLAMLIGGGIGLWRARVVQMTGMPELIAVLHSLVGLAAVLVGWNGYLEVAHAAPAGLTGALLHIHHAEVFVGVFIGAVTFTGSIVAYLKLSARIASRPLMLPGRHVLNLGALVAFVALTVWFVVQPQLGLLIAVTVIALALGWHLVASIGGGDMPVVVSMLNSYSGWAAAASGFLLDNDLLIVTGALVGSSGAYLSYIMCQAMNRSFVSVIAGGFGTEQAAGEAVDLGEHRETSAADVAALLRDATSVIITPGYGMAVAQAQAPVAELTRRLRARGVQVRFGIHPVAGRLPGHMNVLLAEADVPYDIVLEMDEINDDFAGTSVVLVIGANDTVNPAAADPGSPIAGMPVLRVWEAEHVIVFKRSMAAGYAGVQNPLFYRDNTRMLFGDAKARVEDIVGALGPVVGAQRESGDARRVPVAAGR, translated from the coding sequence ATGACCGCCATGACCGCCGTGCAGGCCGCGTACATCGTCGCGGCGCTGCTGTTCGTCCTGAGCCTGGCCGGGCTGTCCAAGCACGAGACGGCCCGCGCCGGTGTCGTGTACGGCATCGCCGGCATGACCGTCGCGCTCGGCGCGACCATCGCGCTCGCCACCCGCGACATGACCACCGCGGCCGCCGCGCTGCTGGTGCTCGCCATGCTGATCGGTGGCGGCATCGGGCTGTGGCGGGCCCGGGTCGTGCAGATGACCGGGATGCCCGAGCTGATCGCCGTGCTGCACAGCCTCGTCGGGCTGGCCGCCGTGCTGGTCGGCTGGAACGGCTACCTGGAGGTGGCGCACGCCGCCCCGGCCGGGCTCACCGGTGCCCTGCTGCACATCCACCACGCGGAGGTGTTCGTCGGCGTCTTCATCGGCGCGGTCACCTTCACCGGCTCGATCGTGGCGTACCTGAAGCTGTCGGCGCGCATCGCGTCCCGGCCGCTCATGCTGCCCGGCCGGCACGTGCTGAATCTCGGTGCGCTGGTCGCGTTCGTCGCGCTGACCGTGTGGTTCGTCGTCCAGCCGCAGCTGGGGCTCCTGATCGCGGTCACCGTGATCGCGCTCGCGCTCGGCTGGCACCTGGTCGCCTCCATCGGCGGCGGCGACATGCCGGTGGTGGTGTCGATGCTGAACAGCTACTCCGGCTGGGCGGCCGCGGCGTCGGGCTTCCTGCTGGACAACGATCTGCTGATCGTGACCGGCGCGCTGGTCGGCTCGTCGGGCGCGTACCTGTCGTACATCATGTGCCAGGCGATGAACCGCTCGTTCGTGTCGGTGATCGCGGGCGGGTTCGGCACCGAGCAGGCCGCCGGGGAGGCCGTCGACCTCGGCGAGCACCGCGAGACCTCGGCCGCCGACGTCGCCGCCCTGCTGCGCGACGCCACCTCGGTGATCATCACGCCGGGTTACGGCATGGCCGTGGCGCAGGCGCAGGCGCCGGTGGCCGAGCTGACCCGGCGGCTGCGGGCGCGGGGCGTGCAGGTCAGATTCGGCATCCACCCGGTGGCCGGGCGGCTGCCGGGGCACATGAACGTGCTGCTGGCCGAGGCGGACGTGCCGTACGACATCGTGCTGGAGATGGACGAGATCAACGACGACTTCGCGGGCACCTCGGTGGTCCTGGTGATCGGTGCGAACGACACCGTCAACCCGGCGGCCGCCGATCCGGGCAGCCCGATCGCCGGCATGCCGGTGCTGCGGGTGTGGGAGGCCGAGCACGTGATCGTCTTCAAGCGGTCCATGGCCGCGGGCTACGCCGGGGTGCAGAACCCGCTGTTCTACCGGGACAACACCCGGATGCTGTTCGGCGACGCCAAGGCGCGGGTCGAGGACATCGTCGGCGCGCTCGGCCCGGTGGTCGGCGCGCAGCGCGAGTCGGGCGACGCCCGCCGGGTGCCGGTGGCGGCGGGCCGGTAG
- a CDS encoding Re/Si-specific NAD(P)(+) transhydrogenase subunit alpha — protein sequence MGQQHDLGEPDGLTGTREGPATTQRLGVAAESAAAETRVAVTPAVVRQLVELGYEVEVESGAGLRSSFSDDAYEAAGAKICSRDDCWQADVLLKVNPPSPAEVDALRAGTTLISLIGPAVNPELVDALARREVSVLAMDAVPRISRAQSMDVLSSMANIAGYRAVVEAAHTFGRFFAGQVTAAGKVPPAKVLVAGAGVAGLAAIGAAKSLGAIVRATDPRPEVAEQVRSMGGEFLAVAVEQQGGGDGYAKQTSADYDRRAAELYAEQAAEVDIIITTALIPGRPAPRLLTAEHVASMRPGSVIVDMGAAQGGNVEGTVPGELVVTGNGVSIIGYTDLPARLPAQASQLYATNLLNLMKLLTPGRDGRLVLDFDDVVQRSMTVARDGAVTWPPPPVQVSAAPQAAAPAPVAAAVKRPASPGRTFAYVGLGAAVLFGLTAFAPKEFVGNFTVFALAVVIGYYVVGKVHHALHTPLMSVTNAISGIIVVGALLQLGQGGSLAVTVLAAAAILLATVNIIGGFAVTRRMLGMFSKG from the coding sequence GTGGGGCAGCAGCATGACCTGGGGGAGCCGGACGGGCTCACGGGTACCAGAGAAGGTCCGGCCACGACGCAGCGACTCGGCGTCGCCGCCGAGTCGGCCGCGGCGGAGACACGGGTGGCGGTGACGCCGGCGGTGGTGCGGCAGCTCGTGGAGCTCGGTTACGAGGTCGAGGTCGAGTCCGGCGCGGGCCTGCGGTCGAGCTTCTCCGACGACGCGTACGAGGCCGCGGGCGCGAAGATCTGCAGCCGCGACGACTGCTGGCAGGCCGACGTCCTGCTCAAGGTCAATCCGCCGTCGCCGGCCGAGGTCGACGCGCTGCGCGCGGGCACGACGCTGATCAGCCTGATCGGACCGGCCGTCAACCCGGAGCTGGTCGACGCGCTGGCCCGCCGGGAGGTCAGCGTGCTGGCGATGGACGCGGTGCCGCGCATCTCCCGCGCCCAGTCGATGGACGTGCTCAGCTCGATGGCGAACATCGCCGGCTACCGCGCGGTGGTCGAGGCCGCGCACACCTTCGGCCGGTTCTTCGCCGGGCAGGTCACCGCCGCGGGCAAGGTCCCGCCGGCCAAGGTGCTGGTCGCCGGAGCCGGCGTGGCCGGGCTGGCCGCGATCGGCGCGGCGAAGAGCCTGGGCGCGATCGTGCGGGCCACCGACCCCCGGCCGGAGGTGGCCGAGCAGGTGCGCTCGATGGGCGGCGAGTTCCTGGCCGTGGCCGTCGAGCAGCAGGGCGGCGGCGACGGGTACGCCAAGCAGACCTCGGCCGACTACGACCGCCGCGCCGCGGAGCTCTACGCCGAGCAGGCCGCCGAGGTCGACATCATCATCACGACGGCGCTGATCCCGGGCCGCCCGGCGCCGCGACTGCTGACCGCCGAGCACGTGGCGAGCATGCGCCCCGGCAGCGTCATCGTCGACATGGGCGCGGCGCAGGGCGGCAACGTCGAGGGCACGGTCCCCGGCGAGCTGGTCGTCACCGGCAACGGGGTGTCCATCATCGGGTACACCGACCTGCCCGCGCGGCTGCCGGCCCAGGCCTCGCAGCTGTACGCGACGAACCTGCTGAACCTGATGAAGCTGCTCACCCCGGGCCGGGACGGCCGGCTGGTGCTCGACTTCGACGACGTCGTGCAGCGGTCCATGACGGTGGCCCGCGACGGCGCGGTGACCTGGCCCCCGCCGCCGGTGCAGGTGTCGGCCGCGCCGCAGGCCGCCGCACCCGCGCCCGTGGCCGCTGCGGTGAAGAGACCGGCCTCGCCAGGGCGGACCTTCGCGTACGTGGGCCTGGGCGCGGCGGTGCTGTTCGGGCTGACCGCGTTCGCGCCGAAGGAGTTCGTCGGCAACTTCACCGTGTTCGCGCTGGCCGTTGTCATCGGCTACTACGTCGTCGGCAAGGTGCACCACGCGCTGCACACCCCGCTGATGTCGGTGACCAACGCGATCTCCGGGATCATCGTGGTCGGCGCGCTGCTGCAGCTCGGGCAGGGCGGCAGCCTCGCCGTGACCGTGCTCGCCGCCGCGGCGATCCTGCTGGCCACCGTCAACATCATCGGCGGGTTCGCCGTCACCCGGCGCATGCTCGGCATGTTCTCGAAGGGCTGA
- a CDS encoding DMT family transporter: MTIKTAPRADHRLLPLAAALVTVLLWASAFVAIRYVGRELSAGALSLGRLVVAAVVLGLMMLVDDRRAAVRTPWPGRRHWPRLLTVGVVWFGLYNIALNQAERLVDAGTAAMLVNVGPLLIAILAGLLLGEGFPRSLITGSLVAFAGVVLIGTATSTTAGVDPWGVVLCLVAAVAYAVGVVAQKPLLADLSGLRVTWLACVIGAVCCLPYAPALVRELGTAQPSTVGWLVYLGVFPTALGFTTWAYALARTTAGKLGATTYLVPAVAIVLAWALLGETPPVLALAGGALCLVGVAVSRRTGRTR, from the coding sequence ATGACGATCAAGACTGCTCCGCGTGCCGACCACCGGCTGCTGCCGCTCGCCGCGGCACTCGTGACGGTGCTGCTGTGGGCCTCGGCGTTCGTGGCGATCCGCTACGTCGGACGGGAGCTGTCCGCCGGCGCGCTGTCCCTGGGCCGGCTGGTCGTGGCCGCGGTGGTGCTGGGCCTGATGATGCTGGTCGACGACCGCCGCGCCGCCGTGCGCACCCCGTGGCCGGGCCGCCGGCACTGGCCACGGCTGCTCACCGTCGGCGTCGTCTGGTTCGGGCTCTACAACATCGCGCTCAACCAGGCCGAGCGGCTGGTCGACGCCGGCACCGCCGCGATGCTGGTCAACGTCGGGCCGCTGCTGATCGCGATCCTGGCCGGGCTGCTGCTCGGCGAGGGCTTCCCGCGGTCGCTGATCACCGGCAGCCTCGTCGCGTTCGCCGGGGTCGTCCTGATCGGCACCGCCACGTCGACCACCGCGGGCGTCGACCCGTGGGGTGTCGTGCTGTGCCTGGTCGCCGCAGTGGCGTACGCGGTAGGCGTGGTCGCGCAGAAGCCGCTGCTGGCCGACCTGTCGGGACTGCGGGTCACCTGGCTGGCGTGCGTGATCGGGGCGGTGTGCTGCCTGCCGTACGCCCCGGCGCTGGTCCGCGAACTCGGCACGGCCCAGCCGTCGACGGTGGGCTGGCTGGTGTACCTCGGCGTGTTCCCCACCGCGCTGGGCTTCACGACCTGGGCGTACGCGTTGGCCCGCACCACCGCCGGCAAGCTCGGCGCGACGACGTACCTGGTCCCGGCGGTCGCGATCGTGCTGGCGTGGGCGCTGCTCGGCGAGACGCCGCCGGTGCTCGCGCTCGCGGGCGGCGCGCTGTGCCTGGTCGGCGTCGCCGTCTCCCGGCGCACCGGCCGGACGCGATGA